A single region of the Anguilla rostrata isolate EN2019 chromosome 11, ASM1855537v3, whole genome shotgun sequence genome encodes:
- the itga5 gene encoding integrin alpha-5, with protein sequence MGLKRNHLPTPSNSRSRLSALLSLLIAVLPLCAAFNLDVENPTVYSGPNGSYFGYSVEFYLTSSSSVSVLIGAPKANTSQFNITEGGSVYYCPWSLSQSQCSAIEFDDQGDRSYHVNDTDLQVEFKSHQWFGATVRSHGNTILACAPRYYWRTKEDIPLSDATGTCYLSVNNFTKFVEFAPCRTERHGRAGQGYCQGGFSADFTKTGKVVLGGPGSYYWQGQLISAAKEEIVDAYYPQYFLLFVPGQIQTRQAQGNYDDSYLGYSVAVGEFSGDAEEDFVAGVPKGVMLYGLVSLLNGTNMKSMLNFTGEQMGSYFGYAVATTDVNNDGLDDLLVGAPMFMVRGSGGRLEEMGRVYLYLQRAALDMELSLPPLTGTQEFGRFGSSIAPLGDLNQDGFNDVAISCPFGGEDQQGVVLIYNGHAGGLKDTPSQVLAGQWASATMPASFGYAIRGNKDLDMNGYPDLIVGAFGVDKAVLYRARPIVNASASLTVYPTMINPEEKACVVTHGNETIPVSCVNLSFCLSANGKHLPDALGFLVEVQLDRLKQRQKGAVRRALFLDSQQAVLQKAVRVANGARVCHETKIYLRDEKEFRDKLSSIYIALNFSLDPHAAADSHGLRPILNYQTVELMEQKAQILLDCGEDNICVPDLKLTVHGDKKEVFLGDDNALTLTFNARNEGEGGAYEAELYVVLPPEADYSGIARNNESLAQLTCSYETENQTRYLSCDLGNPMKSGTSLWAGLRFTVPRLQDTRKTVQFELQIRSKNENNSQSELVPYKLEVAVAADVILQGVSHPDKVIFPPQNWKATKRPQLEQDVGPPVQHVYELVNNGPSMISHTLLELHCPMRVKAQWLMYPLEVTTVGPLNCSTDRIINPQHLKLQQSPTEQPPLQTPNPAHHIERRDANKNQLAEPGNLSCSSVECWVLQCNVGLLERGTSAILKVRSRIWAETFIERPYKQYVLECSARYSVQKMPYAILPKEAPSGSKKVVTPVVWSKPDSQYAVPLWIIILAILAGLLLLALLIYVLYKLGFFKRSLPYGTAMEKAQLKPPATSEA encoded by the exons CGTCAGCGTCCTTATTGGTGCCCCCAAAGCCAACACCAGCCAATTTAACATCACGGAGGGAGGATCAGTGTACTACTGTCCCTGGAGcctgagccaatcacagtgcagtGCCATCGAGTTTGATGATCAAG GGGATCGCAGTTACCACGTCAACGACACTGATCTCCAAGTGGAGTTCAAGTCCCACCAGTGGTTTGGTGCCACAGTACGTTCCCATGGCAACACCATCCTG GCTTGCGCCCCTCGTTACTACTGGAGAACTAAAGAGGACATCCCGCTCTCGGACGCCACGGGAACCTGCTACCTCTCGGTGAACAACTTCACCAAGTTTGTGGAATTTGCCCCCTGCCGCACAG aaAGGCACGGCCGCGCCGGTCAGGGATACTGCCAGGGCGGGTTCAGCGCTGATTTCACTAAG ACTGGGAAAGTAGTTCTTGGAGGGCCAGGGAGCTACTACTGGCAAG GCCAGCTTATCTCAGCCGCAAAGGAGGAAATTGTCGATGCCTACTACCCTCAGTACTTCCTGTTGTTCGTACCGGGCCAGATCCAGACCCGACAAGCGCAGGGAAACTATGACGACAGCTATCTTG GGTACTCTGTGGCAGTGGGGGAATTCAGTGGAGATGCAGAAGAAG ATTTTGTGGCAGGTGTCCCAAAAGGAGTCATGCTCTATGGCTTG GTGTCCTTACTGAACGGGACCAATATGAAATCGATGCTGAACTTCACTGGCGAGCAG ATGGGCTCTTATTTCGGGTATGCAGTGGCGACCACCGACGTGAACAATGATGG gctGGATGACCTCCTGGTGGGCGCTCCCATGTTCATGGTGCGGGGCTCGGGTGGCCGGCTGGAGGAGATGGGCCGGGtctacctgtacctgcagcGGGCGGCTCTGGACATGGAGCTcagcctgccccccctcacTGGGACTCAAGAGTTCGGCAGGTTTGGGAGCTCCATCGCCCCTCTGGGAGACCTCAACCAGGATGGCTTCAACG ATGTGGCCATCAGCTGCCCGTTCGGAGGGGAAGACCAGCAGGGCGTGGTCCTCATCTACAACGGCCACGCCGGCGGCCTTAAGGACACGCCCTCTCAAGTGCTGGCTGGCCAATGGGCTTCCGCCACCATGCCGGCCAGCTTCGGCTATGCCATCCGAGGAAACAAAGACCTGGACATGAACGGGTACCCAG ATCTTATAGTGGGAGCATTCGGAGTTGACAAGGCGGTTCTGTACAG GGCTCGGCCTATCGTTAATGCCAGCGCCTCGCTGACTGTGTACCCCACCATGATCAACCCAGAGGAGAAGGCCTGCGTGGTTACCCACGGCAACGAGACTATCCCTGTCTCCTG TGTCAACCTCAGTTTCTGCCTCTCAGCCAATGGGAAACACCTGCCAGATGCCCTAG ggtTTCTGGTTGAGGTGCAGCTGGACCGGTTGAAGCAGAGGCAGAAGGGGGCGGTGAGGAGGGCTCTGTTCCTGGACTCCCAGCAGGCCGTTCTGCAGAAAGCTGTCAGGGTGGCCAATGGGGCCCGCGTCTGCCACGAAACCAAAATCTACCTGCGG GACGAGAAGGAATTTCGGGATAAGCTCTCCTCCATCTACATCGCGCTCAACTTCAGCCTGGACCCCCACGCGGCGGCCGACTCCCACGGCCTGCGCCCCATCCTCAACTACCAAACTGTGGAGCTCATGGAGCAGAAG GCCCAGATTTTGCTGGACTGCGGAGAAGACAACATCTGCGTCCCTGATCTGAAGCTGACGGTGCACGG TGACAAAAAGGAAGTCTTCCTGGGCGACGACAACGCGCTGACCCTCACGTTCAACGCCAGGAacgagggcgagggcggggcGTACGAGGCGGAGCTGTACGTGGTGCTGCCGCCCGAGGCCGACTACAGCGGGATCGCGCGCAACAACGAG agccTGGCCCAGCTGACCTGCAGTTATGAGACTGAGAACCAGACCCGCTATCTCAGCTGTGACCTTGGCAACCCCATGAAGTCTGGCACAAGC ctgtgggcggggcttcgtTTCACTGTGCCACGCCTACAGGACACGCGCAAGACGGTGCAGTTTGAGCTCCAGATACGCAG TAAAAATGAGAATAACTCACAGAGCGAGCTTGTGCCATACAAGCTGGAGGTGGCCGTGGCGGCTGATGTCATTCTGCAGGG TGTGTCTCACCCAGACAAGGTCATCTTTCCCCCGCAAAACTGGAAAGCAACCAAGAGGCCGCAGTTGGAGCAGGATGTCGGGCCTCCAGTTCAGCATGTGTATGAG tTGGTGAACAACGGGCCGAGCATGATAAGCCACACCCTCCTGGAGCTGCACTGTCCAATGAGAGTCAAGGCTCAATGGCTCATGTACCCGTTGGAGGTGACCACCGTTGGGCCCCTCAACTGCTCCACCGACCGGATCATCAACCCCCAGCACCTCAAG CTCCAGCAGTCACCCACTGAGCAGCCGCCCCTGCAGACGCCCAACCCGGCCCACCACATCGAGAGGAGGGACGCCAACAAGAATCAGCTGGCCGAACCAGGAAACCTG TCCTGCTCTAGTGTGGAATGCTGGGTGCTGCAGTGCAATGTGGGACTCCTGGAGAGGGGCACCAGTGCCATTCTGAAAGTGCGCTCCCGAATTTGGGCTGAGACCTTCATAGAG aggcCATACAAACAGTATGTGTTAGAGTGCTCTGCCAGGTACAGCGTGCAGAAGATGCCCTATGCCATCCTGCCCAAGGAGGCACCCAGCGGATCCAAAAAG GTGGTGACCCCGGTGGTGTGGAGCAAGCCGGACAGCCAGTACGCCGTGCCCCTGTGGATCATCATACTGGCCATCCTGGCGGGGCTGCTTCTGCTCGCCCTGCTCATCTATGTCCTGTACAAA CTGGGTTTCTTCAAGCGATCCCTACCCTACGGCACGGCCATGGAGAAGGCCCAGCTCAAGCCCCCGGCCACATCTGAGGCCTAA